Part of the Vicugna pacos chromosome 3, VicPac4, whole genome shotgun sequence genome is shown below.
GGGGCGGGACACCGGAGACTGGACCGCGGGCGCTGGGCCTGGGGCGTCAGGGACACTGGGGGAAGGGACTGTGCGGCCTGGGGCCCCGGGAAGCTGGACCGCGGGGGGACACGGGGGACCAGGGACACGGGGTACTGGACCGCGGGATCTGGGGGCCCACTTGGGCGCCCCTCCGCGCCGCGGCGGTTACCTGGCCGGTATGCGTGACCTTCTCCCCGGACGGCGAGGTCCGCACCCCGAAGCACCTGGCGCCCCTGGGCAGGCTCCGCGCCGCCGCGCCACCCTGGCCCAGCAGCCGGAGGAAGGTCACCGCCGCCGCCATGTTGCCGGCTGACCTTCGACCCCGCGCGCCGACGCGCCGGGCGCCGACGCATGCGCACGGCTTCCGCAGGGCCGGCTTGGTCGGGACTTATCTCGCCCTTGGGAGGAGCGCAGGCGCAGTGCGGTTAGGCAGGTGCGGCGGACATGTGCAGCGGCGGGCGGGGGCTCAGCCCGGCGGGGTAAGGCGGAAAGCTGCGAGCAAAGTTAGCACTTAGTGACTGCTCCACTTACCAGGGGCAGGCGGGGGAACATGGATACGGAAGATGCAATGCTTGCATTCGATGGTAATCGATAAATCATGTGGGGGTTACATAGCGAATGTTGGTGAATATTGAAGAAGGGTCCTTGCTTAGAGAGGAAGTTGGAAGTACATCATGTTACGCGGTGCGCTTTTCTGTGTGGCCGCGGGGATGACCTGTTTTGGGGTTTCTGCAGCAGAGCCCAATGCAACTACCAGTAAGGCACAGTCAATGGTATCCCCATGCAGGTCAGCCCCGAAAGGCCTGCTGCTCTGGAGCACAAACACGCAGGACCTCGGCTCAGGGTTCCGGCCTTGCTTCTCTCCTGCTTCTCATGGCCTCCTCCAAACCGCCTGTGCACAGACCCGTCGGGAGGGTCAGCTTACACGGCCAGGCCGACCAAGGGCGAGGATGATGGGCGCAGGGCACAGTTCTAGAGCTGGGGTAGGGTCACGCACCCCACTCCTCAGAAGCTGAGGGCATCCACAGCTTGGACTCTGGGGAGGTGGAGAAGCCGACAAGGCGATGAGAGGCTACAGTGCACAGAATACCTCCCGGAACGGAAAGGTATCCCCAGATCAGTGCTCAGAGGCAGGCCCGAGCTCACCTGGGCAGGTGCCACAGCGCTCTGCCAAGTCAGCAGTGCGCCTTGCAATGCCATGGAGCCGCGCAGGTGAACTCCGTCTGCAGCTCACCTTCGTGTGCATGGAGAGTAGATGTGTCCACGCGGACCCATCGCGGAAAGGCACGTGCGGCAGTATCATCATGGAATCTGGGCAGTGAGTACTTGGGGGTTCGCCATAAATGTCCTTCAACTTTTGTCCATGTTGGACAGTTTTCATAAAatgttggaggaaaaaaaattaattgcaacCGGTTTGGATCAGGGCCTATTTCCACGTGTTTTCCTGAGCGTCGCCACATTTCTCCCAGGATGTCCACTTAATACAAGCATGTGGTTTTTCTAGACTTTGTTCTGACGTTGCtatttatcagtttttaaaacGTCTACTTGGTTGTgacttctttttcattctagataCCTACTTTAATTCTCATTTTTGCACCCCTCCCCCCTCCCGGGAACACCCCCAAACCTAAAATTCCCGGTGGCCCACAGGGCTGGGGGCGTCTGGGGCGGAGGGCTTGGGGGCCTGGGAAGGGAATGTAGTCTGCGGAGGAGAAACTCGGAGCCCTCGGGCCCGAGCATCCCGCGGCTCCGCCTCTGCGCCCAGCCCCGCGGGGACCGCCACGTGACCCTGCCGCCATCTTGCTTCCTGGCAACAGTCCGGGCGGCAGCGTCGCCGCCCCACTGCGCAGGCCCGGGCGAGGGCGCAGGGGCTGGCGAGGCACTCTGCCGGCGGGCGCGGGTGCGTTCTTTCCAGGTGGGGGTGTCCCTGGggtccccagggctgggggcagggcaggctggGGTTCGGGGCTCCGGGAGGGGGCGTCCCGGGGATCCCTGGCTTCGGTTTCCCGCGTGGGCTCTGGGCCGAGGTCGCCGCAGTGGGCAGCGGCCTCACTGGTGCTGACTCTGCGGGCCCGGCCCCGGCCCGGACCGcgtgccccctgccccctgccccgcgGACTGGCCGCCCCGGGGTCGCGTGGacgggggccgggccggggcgcggggcgcgctgGTCCCCGAGCGCGGCCCCGGAGCCCGTGATCGCGAGCGCAGGGACGCGGGGAAAGGACGTCTGAACGGGACGCGGGAGGCGCTGGAAGCCGTACaagccttcccctctcccccaggtCCAGCCACAGCATGGCAGCTGCTCTCCTTAGGAAAGTGGTTTCCTCCGCGGGCCCCCTGCTCCGTCTGTGCGGTCGCCCCCTCTCCTCGCTCGCGCCGGGGCCCCTGCGCGCCGCCCCTGCGGCCCCGCTCCTGTCCGCCCGCCTGGTGCTGGGCCTGCAGCCCGCTCTGGGCTTCAAGACCAAGGGCGTCCTCAAGAAGCGCTGCAGGGACTGCTACCTGGTGAAGAGGCGCGGGCGCTGGTTCGTCTACTGCAAGACCAACCCGAAGCACAAGCAGAGACAGATGTAGCTCCCCGGACTGCCAAGCCCCGTGCAGAGTCGTGCCCCTGCCTTGGGAGGTGGTGTCGCctcatggaaagaaaaataaatgtaaacctCCTGTGGACTCAGATCTGCTGGCCTGCCGCTGGCACCTCACCTCTTGCAGCCCCAGGGCCAGTCAGGCCAGAGCCCCACCTGGGGGGCGCCCCTTTTGCCTCCTGTAGGAGCTGTGTTTGCTGGGGTAGAGGACTTAACAGGATGGAGAGAAACCTGGCCTGATCCCGCCGCGTCAGAGCAGGCTCCGCACAGAGACCTTCCTCGTGGTGCTTTCGGTCCTGTCTCTGCGTTCAGCCACACCGCCGCTTCCCCGGGATTCGAACGCTGTTCCCAACAATTGTCCCAGGGCCCTTAGAAATCTTTAAGTCACGGGAAGTTTAACTTGTTTATACGTACATAAAGGTATTTTGGATATCAGTCAAGTCTTATGTTGTCATCCTTGGTCTGAGACTTGAAAAGAGTTTGTGCACGTGTGTCCGTGTATGcatgggtggtgtgtgtgtgtacacacgtggGTGCAGTGGGTGGGAACTGAGGCAGTGGAACTGCTGTCAGGGACTCTGCAGACTGACCTGGAGCCAGTGACATGCAGGGCCCTGATGTCCCCTGTCACAGGGTTGCCTCTGAATTTTGAGTCATTCTCTGCTGGAGTGATCGGTCTCAATTTGATCTGAGGTCTGAGCACATGTTCTGACACGTTCCGTCCATCTCGGGGCCTCGGCCAGCTCCTCAGGCCAAGGGGAGACTCACATTCTACAGAGCAAGACAGGCGGGGAAACCCGTGCACAGCCAGCCCGCACAAAACGGTGAAGATCTCAGGTACAGAAGGCACTGCAGATCCTTAAGAAAGTCAAAGGAGCCAGCAAAAATGGGGCAAAGACAGGGACAGGCGGTGTCCAAGCAAACCCGTGGACTACAGTCGATCTCGCTAGTAATCaggaaatgagaataaaattaaatgaagtgCGTGTTTGCCATTAGATGTGCAAAAGTTAGTTTCCTGGTTATCCAGGTGGAAAGCTGGCTGTGAACAGAAATTCCTGTAGCCCACTGGTAGTGGTGCTCCGGAGGCCAGACGGGCAACTCCTACATGTAAACACGAGTCCTTCCCGACCCCACTCTGGGCCTTATCTCAGCAAAATACTTGCCCACAAAGAAGAATCCAGAAGGCTGCTCTCAGCAGCAGCGTTTGTCTTGACAGATGAACGGAAACTAGTCAAAGCCAGAGGGGGTGAAGGTTAAGTCAAAGATGACATGATCCCAGGAGGGGAGGGCACTCGGCCTCAAACGCCAGGGCTCTCAGCTGTCACAGATGCCAGCCGCTCATATTTCTTAGTGTTAAAGGTAAAGAAGTTGGACATCAGTGTGCAAAGCATGttttcatttatgtaaaaaacTTGAATCTAACCACATGTTTTTCcaagtaaaaatatttaagtaacAGCGTAAGGAAAGTTCTGGGACAACAAACACCAAAACAGCAACTATTTGTGCCCCTGGAGGGGAGAGCGGGAGGGGGCAGGAATGGAGCGAAAGGCTTCATTTTTTGCtgtagttttttgggtttttttcttgaggatttatgtttatattttacttttataattgaTACCTAGGAGGAAAACGTAAGAATCTGTGAACAATCTGCTTGTTGAAAAGAATTTGAGTGTGTAAGAGTGTGAGAGGCAAAGAGACACCCGGCCCGGGCAGGCCCCCATCCCGTCCCCAGTTCTCTCCCTTGCAGGGGGCGCGGCTCCTTCCCTACCAGGCGTGGGCTCTGTCCAGTCAGGGTCCGTGTGTGCGGGGCCCAACCCAGGTGCCCACGCCGGGACCACCCCCACGGTCGGAGCAGCTCCCAGGTCTCGTTTAAGAGAGACTGACCCAGGCCCTGCTCTGCACTCAGACCCTGCATCTCCCTGCCCCACCAGGACCCTCTCCCATTTCTGGTTTAAGCTGGCTTAGTGAGCCACTTTCTGCCTGCACCTGGCTGCAGGCACCTGCCCGCATCTGCACggttcccttcctcctttctttttggGGGCTGCAGGGTCACTGGACCATGAGCAACAGAGCTCGCTAGATGTTTGAACCCAGTATAATCCATTCTTAAAcgcttctgtcttttttcctgagGTGTAATTGATGTACAACAGTGTAtcagcttcaggtgtacaacaccgATTCAGTGTCTGTGTGTTACAGGAtggtcaccacagtaagtctagtctGCATCTGTCACTGCCCACAGttacagcattttttttcttatcatgagAACTTCTAAGATTTACTCTAGCAATTTTCAATTATGCACTACGGTGTTACTAACTTCCGTCACCACGTGGTGAATGACATCCCCAGGACgtgcatttattttgtaattaatagtttgtatcttttcttcTGACCCCTCCTATACCCGCTtcgcccgcccccacccccacctctggccgCCGCCTGCTCGCTCTCTGCTCTCAGTTTGGGGTGTTTTTCTcccctagattccacatataacagagtttttttggtatttttgttttctttgagtaaACATCCAGGAGTGAGGGGcactgctgggtcacatggtagctcctcttctcccctcctgccctgctctgACCCTGCAACGTGCGGTGGAGAAGACAGCTCCCTCTCGCTTGTCTAGCCAGAGGTGGGCAGCCCTGGCCACAGCCTGtcttgtcaataaagttttactgggacaCACTCCTGGTGGGCGCTCCCCCTGCAAGTCACGCTGAGCAGCCGTCTCGGAGGACCTACAATGTCTGCTCTCTGGCCTTTTCCAGAAGACGTTCGCCCACCCTGTTCTGGAACACCCTCTACGGCAAGTGGTCTCTGACCCCCAGCCCACGTCGTGTGTGAGTGGACGTCATGGTGTCAGCTTAGCAAGCAGCCTGCCGAGGCCTTAGGGTTTTCATTTCTGCTCTAAAGACCTTTGAACACGTAttcatcagaaagaaaaatgtaaataaagacaAAGAAGATTTAAAGAGAATGTCACACCCCCGCCTCGCCCCCCAGCAGGCACTTCCCTCCCCACCCGACTGAACACGCTTTCGAATCAGATCGCACCAGGCAGGCTGTTTGAGACCTTCCTCCGACCATCTGGATGCTTTCCTGAGAAGGaccccatccttccttcctgccgTCACCCAGGCCGTTCTTGACTTCTGGTTGTTGCTGCAAAATTTAGATCTTGAAAAGATGAACTTTCcctaaatttaacatttaaagcCATAAGAACTCATTGAATCAGTTTTCTCATCGTGAGGAAGAATTTATTCTTTgggaagaatgagaaagaaacatcagGGTTGTGTTTTCAGTGAGAAATCCTTCCTCTGACACAGCATCTCCGGGTGGCTGTGCGCCTTCCTTCTGCGTGGCAGGGTGGACAGGAGTAGAATCGTATTTTATTCTCGTGCGTTATGTGCCGACTGGCTTTAGAAAGAGCCCTCCTGCGTGCACGCCAAGTGGGTACAAGTCTAAGATGGAAAATAAGGAGGAAATTAACTTATTTCACTAACTGCTCTTACGAGAGGGCGGGACCACTCCCCTGGCACTGCCGTAACAAGTGATCAGACTCGGCATGTGAAAGCATCGGAAAGTTGGATGATCTCACCTCAAGATCCCTAATCACATCCGCAGAGACCCTGCTTCTAGATGAGGTCACATTCTCAGAGACATACGCTTGTGGGGGAGGTGCTGTTCAATGCACTGCAAGTGGTATTGAATTTTTTTGaacaaatttcatttaaattcttGTTAATAGATGATATATTTGAATTGTTCAAAACGCAGGCCGCCCGAGGCTGCGGTGATGTCTGTCTCTCGGACCCCAGAGCCAGTTTCTCTCCTCGGAATCGGGCACGCCCCTCAGCTCCTGAACCACCTTTTGGTTTTGTCCTTGAATCAACAAGCAAACCC
Proteins encoded:
- the MRPL36 gene encoding large ribosomal subunit protein bL36m isoform X1, which produces MCSGGRGLSPAGSSHSMAAALLRKVVSSAGPLLRLCGRPLSSLAPGPLRAAPAAPLLSARLVLGLQPALGFKTKGVLKKRCRDCYLVKRRGRWFVYCKTNPKHKQRQM
- the MRPL36 gene encoding large ribosomal subunit protein bL36m isoform X2; its protein translation is MAAALLRKVVSSAGPLLRLCGRPLSSLAPGPLRAAPAAPLLSARLVLGLQPALGFKTKGVLKKRCRDCYLVKRRGRWFVYCKTNPKHKQRQM